In a genomic window of Corvus moneduloides isolate bCorMon1 chromosome 17, bCorMon1.pri, whole genome shotgun sequence:
- the MC3R gene encoding melanocortin receptor 3, with protein MNTTHFAFSFQPVLLNITEDFNDSILNNRSGDGFCEQVFIKAEVFLTLGIISLLENILVILAVLKNGNLHSPMYFFLCSLAVADMLVSMSNALETVMIAILSNGYLIIDDHFIQHMDNVFDSMICISLVASICNLLVIAIDRYITIFYALRYHSIMTVKKALTLIVLIWVACIICGIIFIAYSESKTVIVCLITMFFTMLLLMASLYVHMFLFARLHVKRIAALPVEGVPPQRTCMKGAVTITILLGVFIVCWAPFFLHLILIISCPMNPYCICYTAHFNTYLVLIMCNSVIDPLIYAFRSLEMRKTFKEIVCCCYGMSVGQCML; from the coding sequence ATGAACACCACACACTTTGCATTCTCATTTCAGCCCGTGCTGCTTAACATCACTGAAGACTTCAATGACTCCATCCTGAACAACAGGAGTGGCGATGGATTTTGCGAGCAGGTCTTCATCAAAGCCGAGGTCTTCTTGACTTTGGGGATCATCAGCCTCCTGGAAAACATCCTTGTCATTCTGGCAGTGCTGAAGAATGGGAACCTGCACTCTCCCATgtatttcttcctctgcagcctggctgtggcagaTATGTTGGTGAGCATGTCGAACGCCCTGGAGACCGTCATGATTGCAATCCTCAGCAACGGCTACCTGATCATCGACGACCACTTCATCCAGCACATGGACAATGTTTTTGACTCAATGATTTGTATTTCTCTGGTAGCCTCCATTTGCAACCTCTTGGTCATAGCCATTGACAGGTATATCACTATTTTCTATGCCCTCCGTTACCACAGCATCATGACGGTGAAGAAAGCCCTGACTCTCATTGTGCTCATTTGGGTGGCTTGCATCATCTGTGGCATCATTTTCATTGCCTACTCGGAGAGCAAAACTGTCATTGTGTGTCTCATCACCATGTTCTTCACCATGCTGCTGCTCATGGCCTCGCTGTACGTGCACATGTTCCTGTTCGCCCGCCTGCACGTCAAGCGCATCGCGGCGCTGCCCGTCGAGGGCGTGCCCCCCCAGCGCACCTGCATGAAGGGCGCTGTCACCATCACCATCCTCCTGGGGGTCTTCATTGTCTGCTGGGCACCCTTCTTCCTCCACCTCATCCTCATCATCTCCTGCCCCATGAACCCCTACTGCATCTGCTACACCGCGCACTTCAACACCTACCTGGTGCTGATCATGTGCAACTCGGTCATTGACCCGCTCATTTACGCCTTCAGGAGCCTGGAGATGAGGAAGACTTTCAAAGAAATCGTGTGTTGCTGTTATGGCATGAGTGTGGGACAGTGCATGCTGTAA